The window CGCGCATACACATCGCCGGGAAGGTGCTGGAAGTCACCGTCTTCGAGTGCTACAACATAACGCTGTAGAATGCGCGTCTCGACGGCAGCCTGTGATATGCTGATACCCTGGCTCTCGCGGGCTACGCGCAACCGCTCGCCAAGTTGGCTCATGACAGATGCTCGCTTATAAAACTATGCGTACATATTCATTCGTATGCGTCGTCGCTGCGACCCCCGCGATTATACCATAAAAGGCCCGGCGCCCGGTCGCGGGCAAGATTGCAGAACGACCACATTTCTCCTGCCGCCCCTACCCCCTGCCACCTACACTAGCTCGCCTGCTTCGATGATCTGGTAGGCATAGCCTTGCTCGGCCAGGAACAGCTGGCGGTTATGCGCAAAGTCCAGCTCGCGGGTGTCGCGGGTGACGAGTGTGTAGAAATGTGCGGCGCGACCGTCGGGCTTGGGCCGCAAGATACGCCCGAGCCGCTGGGCCTCTTCCTGGCGCGAGCCGAACGTGCCCGACACCTGGATGAGCAGCTCGGCGTCGGGCAGATCGAGCGCGAAGTTGCCGACCTTCGAGATCACCAGCACTGGCTCGTCGCCCGCGCGAAACGCGTCGAACAGGCGTTCGCGCTCGCGCTGCGGCAGCTTGCCGGTGATCAGTGGCGCGGCCAGGTTATCGGCGATATACGCGATCTGGGCCAGGTACTGCCCGATCACCAGCGTCGGCGCGCCCAGGTGGCGCTGCATGATCGCGCGCACCAGCGGCAGCTTACGCGAGTTCTCGGCGGCGATACGGTACATGTCGCGCGGTTCGGCCATAGCGTAGGCCATGCGCTCGGCGTCGGGCAGGGCCACGCGCACCTCGACGCAGCTGGCCTCGGCGATCCAGCCGCGTCGCTCGAGGTCGCGCCAGGGTGCGGCATATTTCTTTGGCCCAATCAGCGAGAACACATCGGCCTCGCGGCCGTCTTCGCGCACCAGCGTGGCAGTCAGGCCGAGCCGCCGGCGCGCCTGGATGGCGGCGGTGGCGCGGAACACCGGCGCGGGCAGCATGTGTACCTCGTCGTAGATGATCAGGCCCCACTCGCGCGCGGCGAACAGTTGCATATGCGGCAGGCTGCCATCCTGCTCGGATCGATACGTCAGCATCTGGTAGGTCGAAAGGGTGATCGGTGCGATGCCCTTGTGCGCGCCGGTGTACTCGGCCACTTGCTCGGGGCGCACATCGGTGCGCGCCAGCAGCTCGCGGCGCCACTGGTTCACCGACGTGCGGTTGGTGGTGAGCACCAGCGTCGACTGGCTCACCAGCGCCATGGCTGCCAGGCCCACCAGCGTTTTGCCCGAGCCGGGCGGCAGCACCACCACGCCCGAGCCGCCGCGCACATCGCCGGCAGCATAGAACGACTCGGCGGCCTCGCGCTGGTAGTCGCGCACCACGAACTCGCCTGCGCGCAGCACGATCGGAAACGCCTCGCCCTCGATATACCCGGCCAGGTCTTCGGCCGGCCAGCCGGCGGCGATCAGCGCCTGCTTGAGCGCGCCGCGGTTGGCGTTGGGCACAGTGTAGGCGCCGGCGCCGCGCGGGGTGCCTAGCAGCGCAGCGATCTCGGCACGGCGCGCCAGCTCGGCCATGAGCGCGTGATCGGTTGTAGTGAGCTGTAGCTCACCGCTCAGCAGCTCGAGCCGCAGCCGGCCCCAGCGCCCGGCCAGCTCGCCGATGTCGGCCAGCACATTCTGCGGCAGCGGGTATTTGGCGAACTCGGCCAGCCGGTCGATCATGGCTGCGGCTGGCAGCCCGGCGGCAGCGGCACTCCAGAGCGACAGCGGTGTGATCCGGTAGGTGTGGATGTACTCGGGGCTCTTCTCGAGCTCGGCAAAGGCGGCCAACGCGGCACGCGCCTCGGCAAAGCGTGGGTTCTGGGTCTCGAGCAGCAGCGTGCGGTCGCCCTGAACGATCAGTGGGTTCGCGGGGTTGTAGCCTGTCATGGGTGCTATTCTACCACCCGCAGCCAGTACAGGTTCGCTGCCACGAGCGCGTCTTTCGCTTGTCGCGCTCAGGCGCTGTCGAGCAGCTCGGCGATCGTCGCAGCCAGGCGGCCGGCATCGGCGGCCACTAGCGCCTCGATCGCGCAGGTGGCCTGGCCGGCGGCGGTGTGCCAGGCCAGCGCATAGTCGGCGAGCGTGGTCAGGGGCAGCTCGGCCGGCGCCAGGCCCTCGGCGATAGCATCGAGCGTGCCGGCCGGCACCATCGCGCCATGCCGTCGCGCCAGCATGGCTGCTGCGCGCAGCACGGCCGCGCGCGCACGCAGCAGCCCGGCCAGGTAGGTGCGCAGCCGCTCGGGCAGGGCTGCAGCCACCGGCACCACCAGGTAGCAGTCAGTCTGGCCCTGCTCGTCTTCGGCCACGTACGGCACGATCAGGTGCGCCGCCTCGCGCTGTATCGGGGCGGGCAGTGGTGCGCCGCTCAGCAGCAGCCGATAGGCCTGCATGTCGCCCCAGGCGCTGGCGTGCCGGATCTGAAAGCGGCCGCTCTGCGGCGCGGTGGCGACTAGCGCATCGCCATAGGCCACCATGCCGCCGGCGCCGGTGCTGAAGACCATACTGGTACGCAGGCCGCGCGCCAGCCAGCCGCCCTCGGCACCATCGCCATCGAGCGCCGCGCCGAGCACCTCGTCGTCGCGCAGCACCACCACGCCGCTGCGGCCGCCGGCGATGCCGAGATGCAAGTGCAGCACTGCACCATCCGGCGCACGGTAGGCCAGCATGCCGCTATAGCCGTTAGGCTGGTTATTCTGCACAAACAGGTAGATCTGCTGCGCGCCGTAGCGTAGATTCAGCGTAATACCCGGCCCATCGGCCCAGGCGTAGCTAACATTGCCACCCAGGGTCTCGAGTGTCTCGTACAGCTGCTCGGCCGCCACATTGCCGGCCAGGCGCGGCTTGTAGAAAAAGCCCTCAGCCAGATCGCCGGCTGTGTCGCCAAGCAGCGTCAGGTTCGCGGCCGGGGCCAGTATGCGCCCCGCCAGCGGGTGTGTGGTCAGCTCGGCCGGCGCCACCACCAGGGTATACGCGGCCAGCTGCTCGGGTGTGGCCACGGCGATATCGAGGATGTCGAAGGTTACGCTCGCATCGCGCAGC of the Candidatus Kouleothrix ribensis genome contains:
- a CDS encoding DEAD/DEAH box helicase, with translation MTGYNPANPLIVQGDRTLLLETQNPRFAEARAALAAFAELEKSPEYIHTYRITPLSLWSAAAAGLPAAAMIDRLAEFAKYPLPQNVLADIGELAGRWGRLRLELLSGELQLTTTDHALMAELARRAEIAALLGTPRGAGAYTVPNANRGALKQALIAAGWPAEDLAGYIEGEAFPIVLRAGEFVVRDYQREAAESFYAAGDVRGGSGVVVLPPGSGKTLVGLAAMALVSQSTLVLTTNRTSVNQWRRELLARTDVRPEQVAEYTGAHKGIAPITLSTYQMLTYRSEQDGSLPHMQLFAAREWGLIIYDEVHMLPAPVFRATAAIQARRRLGLTATLVREDGREADVFSLIGPKKYAAPWRDLERRGWIAEASCVEVRVALPDAERMAYAMAEPRDMYRIAAENSRKLPLVRAIMQRHLGAPTLVIGQYLAQIAYIADNLAAPLITGKLPQRERERLFDAFRAGDEPVLVISKVGNFALDLPDAELLIQVSGTFGSRQEEAQRLGRILRPKPDGRAAHFYTLVTRDTRELDFAHNRQLFLAEQGYAYQIIEAGELV